A portion of the Hylaeus volcanicus isolate JK05 unplaced genomic scaffold, UHH_iyHylVolc1.0_haploid 12237, whole genome shotgun sequence genome contains these proteins:
- the LOC128883727 gene encoding uncharacterized protein LOC128883727 isoform X3, whose translation MSSSTLTEWIEKYQFSVIAHLDLDCFYAQVEQRRLNIPSDTPLAVYQVWDGIIAVNYAAKKTGVCRGLRVIEAKKLCPCLQLVHVGIIGLNPSEDSSTVTPDRQKHKVCLKRYRDASQEVLDVLSHYYSDHFQRTSIDEVYIDLSTYIKQLLRSIIECLAPLVQVFKCQNFSSFTQDHNHSNCVQNGITCAKNTNGSCDIWKFCDEHGCPLWIDTKNANSACLTEPKQEIILWIILWLQWFDHDFNNKIESFRIGTSKYEILKNVAKNLFEDQTGLLYEIGKDCVFRSLILRNVDPETNTCIPFFLRDMNQNNFPLILGSFLVYKTRKDIKIKTGFNVSAGIAKTKFFAKRLSSEFKPNTQTILFNKDIIPLLKTIPLTSANSMRGKTGRWIAAVLPDVKYLYDIPSKYTLSALKLKFRSYPACNDFVEWLYKFATGASEESVRSVTQVKSMISCKTFQDVHTMEDLHNWIQLICADLSERLVTEFNKNQRFPKDFVLHITGGTPVASRTRSLPAFLCSFTVERMISTLSSRISPKQLFPCNRLGLGANLTTAQGQRCNNSLLSLCTKKKVLNNLSDCDKLKKLDSCIVKTKLLKPQIVSRKCQKKKKKKGKILSRYLCPSVCLPSCLET comes from the exons ATGAGCAGTTCAACATTGACCGAATGGATTGAAAAATACCAATTTTCAGTTATAGCTCATTTAGATTTG GATTGCTTTTATGCCCAAGTAGAACAAAGGCGATTAAATATCCCATCAGATACTCCTTTAGCTGTTTATCAGGTG TGGGATGGAATTATTGCAGTCAATTATGCAGCGAAAAAAACAGGTGTTTGTCGAGGTCTTCGGGtaattgaagcaaagaagctgTGCCCTTGTTTGCAACTCGTTCATGTCGGAATTATAGGGTTGAATCCATCAGAGGATTCTTCTACCGTAACACCAGATCGTCAAAAGCACAAAGTTTGTTTAAAGCGTTATCGTGATGCTTCTCAAGAG gttTTAGATGTCCTTTCACATTACTATAGCGACCATTTTCAGAGAACATCAATTGATGAAGTTTATATAGATCTTTCAACGTATATTAAGCAACTTTTAAGATCTATTATAGAGTGTTTAGCTCCCTTAGTTCAAGTATTTAAATGCcaaaatttttcatcttttacaCAGGATCATAATCATTCGAACTGTGTACAAAATGGGATCACATGTGCAAAAAACACTAATGGTTCTTGTGATATATGGAAATTTTGCGATGAACACGGTTGTCCGCTTTGGATTGATACAAAAAATGCGAATTCTGCATGCCTCACTGAACCcaaacaagaaattattttatggatCATTTTGTGGTTACAGTGGTTCGATCACGATTTTAACAACAAAATCGAGTCATTCAGAATTGGTACTTCGAAATACGAGATACTTAAAAATGTAGCTAAAAATCTTTTCGAAGACCAAACAGGGCTTTTATATGAAATAGGAAAAGATTGTGTCTTCCGTTCTTTAATTTTGCGAAATGTTGATCCGGAAACTAACACCTGTATACCATTTTTCTTACGTGATATGAATCAAAATA ATTTTCCGTTAATTTTAGGAAGTTTTCTTGTATATAAAACACGAAAAGACATTAAGATAAAAACCGGATTTAATGTTAGTGCAGGCATCGCTAAAACAAAg TTTTTTGCAAAAAGACTTTCGTCTGAATTTAAACCAAATACTCAAACAATACTTTTTAACAAGGATATTATTCCATTATTAAAAACGATTCCTCTCACTAGTGCAAACAGCATGCGCGGAAAGACTGGCCGCTGGATCGCTGCAGTGCTCCCCGACGTCAAATATCTCTATGACATACCTTCCAAGTATACATTGAGCGCATTAAAGCTCAAATTCCGTTCGTATCCAGCGTGTAACGATTTTGTAGAATGGTTGTACAAGTTTGCAAC TGGCGCCTCGGAGGAATCTGTTCGTTCCGTAACACAAGTAAAGTCCATGATTTCTTGTAAAACATTTCAAGATGTGCATACTATGGAAGACTTACAC AATTGGATTCAGCTTATTTGTGCTGATTTGTCCGAAAGATTGGTGACtgagtttaataaaaatcaacgtttCCCTAAAGATTTCG TGCTACATATAACCGGTGGTACTCCAGTGGCCTCTCGTACTAGATCTCTGCCAGCTTTTCTGTGTTCTTTTACAG TAGAACGTATGATTAGTACTCTTTCTTCACGGATTTCTCCCAAACAACTTTTCCCGTGCAACCGATTAGGTTTAGGTGCCAATTTAACAACTGCTCAAGGACAGCGTTGTAACAATTCTCTTTTATCATTATGTACCAAAAAAAAGGTTCTTAATAATTTGTCTGATtgtgataaattaaaaaagctgGACTCTTGTATTgttaaaacgaaattattaaaaccCCAGatagtttcacgaaaatgccaaaaaaagaaaaaaaaaaagggtaaaattttatctcgTTATTTGTGCCCTTCTGTCTGCTTGCCTTCATGTTTAGAAACATAA
- the LOC128883727 gene encoding uncharacterized protein LOC128883727 isoform X5 — MSSSTLTEWIEKYQFSVIAHLDLDCFYAQVEQRRLNIPSDTPLAVYQVWDGIIAVNYAAKKTGVCRGLRVIEAKKLCPCLQLVHVGIIGLNPSEDSSTVTPDRQKHKVCLKRYRDASQEVLDVLSHYYSDHFQRTSIDEVYIDLSTYIKQLLRSIIECLAPLVQVFKCQNFSSFTQDHNHSNCVQNGITCAKNTNGSCDIWKFCDEHGCPLWIDTKNANSACLTEPKQEIILWIILWLQWFDHDFNNKIESFRIDQTGLLYEIGKDCVFRSLILRNVDPETNTCIPFFLRDMNQNNFPLILGSFLVYKTRKDIKIKTGFNVSAGIAKTKFFAKRLSSEFKPNTQTILFNKDIIPLLKTIPLTSANSMRGKTGRWIAAVLPDVKYLYDIPSKYTLSALKLKFRSYPACNDFVEWLYKFATGASEESVRSVTQVKSMISCKTFQDVHTMEDLHNWIQLICADLSERLVTEFNKNQRFPKDFVLHITGGTPVASRTRSLPAFLCSFTDQNHVASKLVERMISTLSSRISPKQLFPCNRLGLGANLTTAQGQRCNNSLLSLCTKKKVLNNLSDCDKLKKLDSCIVKTKLLKPQIVSRKCQKKKKKKGKILSRYLCPSVCLPSCLET, encoded by the exons ATGAGCAGTTCAACATTGACCGAATGGATTGAAAAATACCAATTTTCAGTTATAGCTCATTTAGATTTG GATTGCTTTTATGCCCAAGTAGAACAAAGGCGATTAAATATCCCATCAGATACTCCTTTAGCTGTTTATCAGGTG TGGGATGGAATTATTGCAGTCAATTATGCAGCGAAAAAAACAGGTGTTTGTCGAGGTCTTCGGGtaattgaagcaaagaagctgTGCCCTTGTTTGCAACTCGTTCATGTCGGAATTATAGGGTTGAATCCATCAGAGGATTCTTCTACCGTAACACCAGATCGTCAAAAGCACAAAGTTTGTTTAAAGCGTTATCGTGATGCTTCTCAAGAG gttTTAGATGTCCTTTCACATTACTATAGCGACCATTTTCAGAGAACATCAATTGATGAAGTTTATATAGATCTTTCAACGTATATTAAGCAACTTTTAAGATCTATTATAGAGTGTTTAGCTCCCTTAGTTCAAGTATTTAAATGCcaaaatttttcatcttttacaCAGGATCATAATCATTCGAACTGTGTACAAAATGGGATCACATGTGCAAAAAACACTAATGGTTCTTGTGATATATGGAAATTTTGCGATGAACACGGTTGTCCGCTTTGGATTGATACAAAAAATGCGAATTCTGCATGCCTCACTGAACCcaaacaagaaattattttatggatCATTTTGTGGTTACAGTGGTTCGATCACGATTTTAACAACAAAATCGAGTCATTCAGAATTG ACCAAACAGGGCTTTTATATGAAATAGGAAAAGATTGTGTCTTCCGTTCTTTAATTTTGCGAAATGTTGATCCGGAAACTAACACCTGTATACCATTTTTCTTACGTGATATGAATCAAAATA ATTTTCCGTTAATTTTAGGAAGTTTTCTTGTATATAAAACACGAAAAGACATTAAGATAAAAACCGGATTTAATGTTAGTGCAGGCATCGCTAAAACAAAg TTTTTTGCAAAAAGACTTTCGTCTGAATTTAAACCAAATACTCAAACAATACTTTTTAACAAGGATATTATTCCATTATTAAAAACGATTCCTCTCACTAGTGCAAACAGCATGCGCGGAAAGACTGGCCGCTGGATCGCTGCAGTGCTCCCCGACGTCAAATATCTCTATGACATACCTTCCAAGTATACATTGAGCGCATTAAAGCTCAAATTCCGTTCGTATCCAGCGTGTAACGATTTTGTAGAATGGTTGTACAAGTTTGCAAC TGGCGCCTCGGAGGAATCTGTTCGTTCCGTAACACAAGTAAAGTCCATGATTTCTTGTAAAACATTTCAAGATGTGCATACTATGGAAGACTTACAC AATTGGATTCAGCTTATTTGTGCTGATTTGTCCGAAAGATTGGTGACtgagtttaataaaaatcaacgtttCCCTAAAGATTTCG TGCTACATATAACCGGTGGTACTCCAGTGGCCTCTCGTACTAGATCTCTGCCAGCTTTTCTGTGTTCTTTTACAG ACCAAAATCATGTCGCATCTAAATTAGTAGAACGTATGATTAGTACTCTTTCTTCACGGATTTCTCCCAAACAACTTTTCCCGTGCAACCGATTAGGTTTAGGTGCCAATTTAACAACTGCTCAAGGACAGCGTTGTAACAATTCTCTTTTATCATTATGTACCAAAAAAAAGGTTCTTAATAATTTGTCTGATtgtgataaattaaaaaagctgGACTCTTGTATTgttaaaacgaaattattaaaaccCCAGatagtttcacgaaaatgccaaaaaaagaaaaaaaaaaagggtaaaattttatctcgTTATTTGTGCCCTTCTGTCTGCTTGCCTTCATGTTTAGAAACATAA
- the LOC128883727 gene encoding uncharacterized protein LOC128883727 isoform X4, whose product MSSSTLTEWIEKYQFSVIAHLDLDCFYAQVEQRRLNIPSDTPLAVYQVWDGIIAVNYAAKKTGVCRGLRVIEAKKLCPCLQLVHVGIIGLNPSEDSSTVTPDRQKHKVCLKRYRDASQEVLDVLSHYYSDHFQRTSIDEVYIDLSTYIKQLLRSIIECLAPLVQVFKCQNFSSFTQDHNHSNCVQNGITCAKNTNGSCDIWKFCDEHGCPLWIDTKNANSACLTEPKQEIILWIILWLQWFDHDFNNKIESFRIGTSKYEILKNVAKNLFEDQTGLLYEIGKDCVFRSLILRNVDPETNTCIPFFLRDMNQNNFPLILGSFLVYKTRKDIKIKTGFNVSAGIAKTKFFAKRLSSEFKPNTQTILFNKDIIPLLKTIPLTSANSMRGKTGRWIAAVLPDVKYLYDIPSKYTLSALKLKFRSYPACNDFVEWLYKFATGASEESVRSVTQVKSMISCKTFQDVHTMEDLHNWIQLICADLSERLVTEFNKNQRFPKDFVLHITGGTPVASRTRSLPAFLCSFTERMISTLSSRISPKQLFPCNRLGLGANLTTAQGQRCNNSLLSLCTKKKVLNNLSDCDKLKKLDSCIVKTKLLKPQIVSRKCQKKKKKKGKILSRYLCPSVCLPSCLET is encoded by the exons ATGAGCAGTTCAACATTGACCGAATGGATTGAAAAATACCAATTTTCAGTTATAGCTCATTTAGATTTG GATTGCTTTTATGCCCAAGTAGAACAAAGGCGATTAAATATCCCATCAGATACTCCTTTAGCTGTTTATCAGGTG TGGGATGGAATTATTGCAGTCAATTATGCAGCGAAAAAAACAGGTGTTTGTCGAGGTCTTCGGGtaattgaagcaaagaagctgTGCCCTTGTTTGCAACTCGTTCATGTCGGAATTATAGGGTTGAATCCATCAGAGGATTCTTCTACCGTAACACCAGATCGTCAAAAGCACAAAGTTTGTTTAAAGCGTTATCGTGATGCTTCTCAAGAG gttTTAGATGTCCTTTCACATTACTATAGCGACCATTTTCAGAGAACATCAATTGATGAAGTTTATATAGATCTTTCAACGTATATTAAGCAACTTTTAAGATCTATTATAGAGTGTTTAGCTCCCTTAGTTCAAGTATTTAAATGCcaaaatttttcatcttttacaCAGGATCATAATCATTCGAACTGTGTACAAAATGGGATCACATGTGCAAAAAACACTAATGGTTCTTGTGATATATGGAAATTTTGCGATGAACACGGTTGTCCGCTTTGGATTGATACAAAAAATGCGAATTCTGCATGCCTCACTGAACCcaaacaagaaattattttatggatCATTTTGTGGTTACAGTGGTTCGATCACGATTTTAACAACAAAATCGAGTCATTCAGAATTGGTACTTCGAAATACGAGATACTTAAAAATGTAGCTAAAAATCTTTTCGAAGACCAAACAGGGCTTTTATATGAAATAGGAAAAGATTGTGTCTTCCGTTCTTTAATTTTGCGAAATGTTGATCCGGAAACTAACACCTGTATACCATTTTTCTTACGTGATATGAATCAAAATA ATTTTCCGTTAATTTTAGGAAGTTTTCTTGTATATAAAACACGAAAAGACATTAAGATAAAAACCGGATTTAATGTTAGTGCAGGCATCGCTAAAACAAAg TTTTTTGCAAAAAGACTTTCGTCTGAATTTAAACCAAATACTCAAACAATACTTTTTAACAAGGATATTATTCCATTATTAAAAACGATTCCTCTCACTAGTGCAAACAGCATGCGCGGAAAGACTGGCCGCTGGATCGCTGCAGTGCTCCCCGACGTCAAATATCTCTATGACATACCTTCCAAGTATACATTGAGCGCATTAAAGCTCAAATTCCGTTCGTATCCAGCGTGTAACGATTTTGTAGAATGGTTGTACAAGTTTGCAAC TGGCGCCTCGGAGGAATCTGTTCGTTCCGTAACACAAGTAAAGTCCATGATTTCTTGTAAAACATTTCAAGATGTGCATACTATGGAAGACTTACAC AATTGGATTCAGCTTATTTGTGCTGATTTGTCCGAAAGATTGGTGACtgagtttaataaaaatcaacgtttCCCTAAAGATTTCG TGCTACATATAACCGGTGGTACTCCAGTGGCCTCTCGTACTAGATCTCTGCCAGCTTTTCTGTGTTCTTTTACAG AACGTATGATTAGTACTCTTTCTTCACGGATTTCTCCCAAACAACTTTTCCCGTGCAACCGATTAGGTTTAGGTGCCAATTTAACAACTGCTCAAGGACAGCGTTGTAACAATTCTCTTTTATCATTATGTACCAAAAAAAAGGTTCTTAATAATTTGTCTGATtgtgataaattaaaaaagctgGACTCTTGTATTgttaaaacgaaattattaaaaccCCAGatagtttcacgaaaatgccaaaaaaagaaaaaaaaaaagggtaaaattttatctcgTTATTTGTGCCCTTCTGTCTGCTTGCCTTCATGTTTAGAAACATAA
- the LOC128883727 gene encoding uncharacterized protein LOC128883727 isoform X1 encodes MSSSTLTEWIEKYQFSVIAHLDLDCFYAQVEQRRLNIPSDTPLAVYQVWDGIIAVNYAAKKTGVCRGLRVIEAKKLCPCLQLVHVGIIGLNPSEDSSTVTPDRQKHKVCLKRYRDASQEVLDVLSHYYSDHFQRTSIDEVYIDLSTYIKQLLRSIIECLAPLVQVFKCQNFSSFTQDHNHSNCVQNGITCAKNTNGSCDIWKFCDEHGCPLWIDTKNANSACLTEPKQEIILWIILWLQWFDHDFNNKIESFRIGTSKYEILKNVAKNLFEDQTGLLYEIGKDCVFRSLILRNVDPETNTCIPFFLRDMNQNNFPLILGSFLVYKTRKDIKIKTGFNVSAGIAKTKFFAKRLSSEFKPNTQTILFNKDIIPLLKTIPLTSANSMRGKTGRWIAAVLPDVKYLYDIPSKYTLSALKLKFRSYPACNDFVEWLYKFATGASEESVRSVTQVKSMISCKTFQDVHTMEDLHNWIQLICADLSERLVTEFNKNQRFPKDFVLHITGGTPVASRTRSLPAFLCSFTDQNHVASKLVERMISTLSSRISPKQLFPCNRLGLGANLTTAQGQRCNNSLLSLCTKKKVLNNLSDCDKLKKLDSCIVKTKLLKPQIVSRKCQKKKKKKGKILSRYLCPSVCLPSCLET; translated from the exons ATGAGCAGTTCAACATTGACCGAATGGATTGAAAAATACCAATTTTCAGTTATAGCTCATTTAGATTTG GATTGCTTTTATGCCCAAGTAGAACAAAGGCGATTAAATATCCCATCAGATACTCCTTTAGCTGTTTATCAGGTG TGGGATGGAATTATTGCAGTCAATTATGCAGCGAAAAAAACAGGTGTTTGTCGAGGTCTTCGGGtaattgaagcaaagaagctgTGCCCTTGTTTGCAACTCGTTCATGTCGGAATTATAGGGTTGAATCCATCAGAGGATTCTTCTACCGTAACACCAGATCGTCAAAAGCACAAAGTTTGTTTAAAGCGTTATCGTGATGCTTCTCAAGAG gttTTAGATGTCCTTTCACATTACTATAGCGACCATTTTCAGAGAACATCAATTGATGAAGTTTATATAGATCTTTCAACGTATATTAAGCAACTTTTAAGATCTATTATAGAGTGTTTAGCTCCCTTAGTTCAAGTATTTAAATGCcaaaatttttcatcttttacaCAGGATCATAATCATTCGAACTGTGTACAAAATGGGATCACATGTGCAAAAAACACTAATGGTTCTTGTGATATATGGAAATTTTGCGATGAACACGGTTGTCCGCTTTGGATTGATACAAAAAATGCGAATTCTGCATGCCTCACTGAACCcaaacaagaaattattttatggatCATTTTGTGGTTACAGTGGTTCGATCACGATTTTAACAACAAAATCGAGTCATTCAGAATTGGTACTTCGAAATACGAGATACTTAAAAATGTAGCTAAAAATCTTTTCGAAGACCAAACAGGGCTTTTATATGAAATAGGAAAAGATTGTGTCTTCCGTTCTTTAATTTTGCGAAATGTTGATCCGGAAACTAACACCTGTATACCATTTTTCTTACGTGATATGAATCAAAATA ATTTTCCGTTAATTTTAGGAAGTTTTCTTGTATATAAAACACGAAAAGACATTAAGATAAAAACCGGATTTAATGTTAGTGCAGGCATCGCTAAAACAAAg TTTTTTGCAAAAAGACTTTCGTCTGAATTTAAACCAAATACTCAAACAATACTTTTTAACAAGGATATTATTCCATTATTAAAAACGATTCCTCTCACTAGTGCAAACAGCATGCGCGGAAAGACTGGCCGCTGGATCGCTGCAGTGCTCCCCGACGTCAAATATCTCTATGACATACCTTCCAAGTATACATTGAGCGCATTAAAGCTCAAATTCCGTTCGTATCCAGCGTGTAACGATTTTGTAGAATGGTTGTACAAGTTTGCAAC TGGCGCCTCGGAGGAATCTGTTCGTTCCGTAACACAAGTAAAGTCCATGATTTCTTGTAAAACATTTCAAGATGTGCATACTATGGAAGACTTACAC AATTGGATTCAGCTTATTTGTGCTGATTTGTCCGAAAGATTGGTGACtgagtttaataaaaatcaacgtttCCCTAAAGATTTCG TGCTACATATAACCGGTGGTACTCCAGTGGCCTCTCGTACTAGATCTCTGCCAGCTTTTCTGTGTTCTTTTACAG ACCAAAATCATGTCGCATCTAAATTAGTAGAACGTATGATTAGTACTCTTTCTTCACGGATTTCTCCCAAACAACTTTTCCCGTGCAACCGATTAGGTTTAGGTGCCAATTTAACAACTGCTCAAGGACAGCGTTGTAACAATTCTCTTTTATCATTATGTACCAAAAAAAAGGTTCTTAATAATTTGTCTGATtgtgataaattaaaaaagctgGACTCTTGTATTgttaaaacgaaattattaaaaccCCAGatagtttcacgaaaatgccaaaaaaagaaaaaaaaaaagggtaaaattttatctcgTTATTTGTGCCCTTCTGTCTGCTTGCCTTCATGTTTAGAAACATAA
- the LOC128883727 gene encoding uncharacterized protein LOC128883727 isoform X6, whose translation MLLLFVCCCSTFFIILVGWNYCSQLCSEKNRCLSRSSGLNPSEDSSTVTPDRQKHKVCLKRYRDASQEVLDVLSHYYSDHFQRTSIDEVYIDLSTYIKQLLRSIIECLAPLVQVFKCQNFSSFTQDHNHSNCVQNGITCAKNTNGSCDIWKFCDEHGCPLWIDTKNANSACLTEPKQEIILWIILWLQWFDHDFNNKIESFRIGTSKYEILKNVAKNLFEDQTGLLYEIGKDCVFRSLILRNVDPETNTCIPFFLRDMNQNNFPLILGSFLVYKTRKDIKIKTGFNVSAGIAKTKFFAKRLSSEFKPNTQTILFNKDIIPLLKTIPLTSANSMRGKTGRWIAAVLPDVKYLYDIPSKYTLSALKLKFRSYPACNDFVEWLYKFATGASEESVRSVTQVKSMISCKTFQDVHTMEDLHNWIQLICADLSERLVTEFNKNQRFPKDFVLHITGGTPVASRTRSLPAFLCSFTDQNHVASKLVERMISTLSSRISPKQLFPCNRLGLGANLTTAQGQRCNNSLLSLCTKKKVLNNLSDCDKLKKLDSCIVKTKLLKPQIVSRKCQKKKKKKGKILSRYLCPSVCLPSCLET comes from the exons ATGTTGTTACTTTTTGTGTGTTGTTgttctacatttttcattatactaGTGGGATGGAATTATTGCAGTCAATTATGCAGCGAAAAAAACAGGTGTTTGTCGAGGTCTTCGG GGTTGAATCCATCAGAGGATTCTTCTACCGTAACACCAGATCGTCAAAAGCACAAAGTTTGTTTAAAGCGTTATCGTGATGCTTCTCAAGAG gttTTAGATGTCCTTTCACATTACTATAGCGACCATTTTCAGAGAACATCAATTGATGAAGTTTATATAGATCTTTCAACGTATATTAAGCAACTTTTAAGATCTATTATAGAGTGTTTAGCTCCCTTAGTTCAAGTATTTAAATGCcaaaatttttcatcttttacaCAGGATCATAATCATTCGAACTGTGTACAAAATGGGATCACATGTGCAAAAAACACTAATGGTTCTTGTGATATATGGAAATTTTGCGATGAACACGGTTGTCCGCTTTGGATTGATACAAAAAATGCGAATTCTGCATGCCTCACTGAACCcaaacaagaaattattttatggatCATTTTGTGGTTACAGTGGTTCGATCACGATTTTAACAACAAAATCGAGTCATTCAGAATTGGTACTTCGAAATACGAGATACTTAAAAATGTAGCTAAAAATCTTTTCGAAGACCAAACAGGGCTTTTATATGAAATAGGAAAAGATTGTGTCTTCCGTTCTTTAATTTTGCGAAATGTTGATCCGGAAACTAACACCTGTATACCATTTTTCTTACGTGATATGAATCAAAATA ATTTTCCGTTAATTTTAGGAAGTTTTCTTGTATATAAAACACGAAAAGACATTAAGATAAAAACCGGATTTAATGTTAGTGCAGGCATCGCTAAAACAAAg TTTTTTGCAAAAAGACTTTCGTCTGAATTTAAACCAAATACTCAAACAATACTTTTTAACAAGGATATTATTCCATTATTAAAAACGATTCCTCTCACTAGTGCAAACAGCATGCGCGGAAAGACTGGCCGCTGGATCGCTGCAGTGCTCCCCGACGTCAAATATCTCTATGACATACCTTCCAAGTATACATTGAGCGCATTAAAGCTCAAATTCCGTTCGTATCCAGCGTGTAACGATTTTGTAGAATGGTTGTACAAGTTTGCAAC TGGCGCCTCGGAGGAATCTGTTCGTTCCGTAACACAAGTAAAGTCCATGATTTCTTGTAAAACATTTCAAGATGTGCATACTATGGAAGACTTACAC AATTGGATTCAGCTTATTTGTGCTGATTTGTCCGAAAGATTGGTGACtgagtttaataaaaatcaacgtttCCCTAAAGATTTCG TGCTACATATAACCGGTGGTACTCCAGTGGCCTCTCGTACTAGATCTCTGCCAGCTTTTCTGTGTTCTTTTACAG ACCAAAATCATGTCGCATCTAAATTAGTAGAACGTATGATTAGTACTCTTTCTTCACGGATTTCTCCCAAACAACTTTTCCCGTGCAACCGATTAGGTTTAGGTGCCAATTTAACAACTGCTCAAGGACAGCGTTGTAACAATTCTCTTTTATCATTATGTACCAAAAAAAAGGTTCTTAATAATTTGTCTGATtgtgataaattaaaaaagctgGACTCTTGTATTgttaaaacgaaattattaaaaccCCAGatagtttcacgaaaatgccaaaaaaagaaaaaaaaaaagggtaaaattttatctcgTTATTTGTGCCCTTCTGTCTGCTTGCCTTCATGTTTAGAAACATAA